One segment of uncultured Propionivibrio sp. DNA contains the following:
- a CDS encoding carbonic anhydrase family protein translates to MGRKIITAAVLAVLPALAVPPCALAAWQLVATEQGKRVEIERDSIATGDGGEIRVRGRIVLDRSIIDPRTSSLYRVIEIYNRFDCSERTYATLKRSYIKENGELLRQEEVRMPDNMPVRSGTPDDRLFREACRPGSSAGARPVNLGQTVDRVNEAASELRQVNQMMIDKEVKKEASRSRGRIAHSPDGLAGGAARNAKKSLPAPTVAWAYEGAGAPERWAAMRSEYAVCAFGNRQSPIDIRDGIAVDLEPIQFSYSPVKFKVVDAGRSLLVMSYGGAFGLLGKNYALTQMLFHRPGETTVGGRSFDMEVQLMHRAEDGQQAIVSILLERGAENPVIQSILNNLPLERGGEVAPVAQLLDLERLLPAERRYYAFMGSLTMPPCTEDVLWLVLKQTQSISSEQLAIFQRLYPPNARPVQPGSNRIIKESR, encoded by the coding sequence ATGGGACGAAAAATCATAACTGCAGCGGTCTTGGCCGTCTTGCCTGCGCTGGCCGTGCCGCCGTGCGCGCTGGCGGCGTGGCAGCTGGTGGCGACCGAGCAGGGCAAGCGGGTCGAAATCGAGCGGGACAGCATCGCAACTGGCGATGGTGGCGAAATTCGGGTGCGCGGCCGGATCGTGCTCGACCGGTCAATCATCGACCCCAGGACTTCGTCCCTGTATCGCGTCATCGAGATTTACAACCGCTTTGATTGCAGCGAGCGGACGTATGCAACGCTGAAACGCTCTTACATCAAGGAAAACGGCGAGTTGCTGCGCCAGGAAGAAGTGCGCATGCCGGACAACATGCCGGTACGATCCGGGACGCCGGACGATCGCCTGTTCCGCGAGGCTTGTCGCCCCGGGTCGTCTGCCGGCGCACGGCCGGTGAATCTGGGCCAGACGGTCGATCGCGTGAACGAAGCGGCGTCGGAGTTGCGTCAGGTCAATCAGATGATGATCGACAAGGAGGTCAAGAAGGAAGCCTCGCGTTCGCGGGGCAGAATTGCTCATTCGCCCGACGGGCTGGCGGGGGGGGCGGCCCGGAACGCGAAGAAGTCTCTTCCGGCACCGACGGTTGCGTGGGCGTACGAGGGCGCAGGAGCGCCGGAGCGCTGGGCGGCGATGCGCTCGGAGTATGCCGTCTGCGCTTTCGGCAATCGCCAGTCGCCGATCGATATCCGCGACGGGATTGCCGTCGATCTTGAGCCGATCCAGTTTTCCTATAGTCCGGTGAAATTCAAGGTCGTCGATGCCGGCAGGAGTCTGCTCGTCATGAGTTACGGTGGTGCTTTCGGGTTGCTTGGAAAGAACTATGCATTGACGCAGATGCTTTTCCATCGTCCCGGCGAAACGACTGTGGGCGGACGTTCCTTCGACATGGAAGTCCAGTTGATGCATCGTGCCGAGGATGGGCAGCAGGCGATCGTTTCGATCCTGCTTGAACGTGGGGCGGAGAATCCTGTCATCCAGTCGATTCTGAACAATCTGCCACTGGAGCGCGGCGGGGAGGTGGCGCCGGTGGCGCAACTGCTTGATCTGGAGCGCTTGTTGCCCGCCGAGCGGCGCTATTACGCGTTCATGGGGTCGCTGACCATGCCGCCGTGCACGGAGGATGTGCTGTGGCTGGTGCTCAAGCAGACACAGTCGATTTCGTCGGAACAACTCGCGATCTTCCAGCGTTTGTATCCGCCCAATGCTCGTCCGGTTCAGCCCGGCTCCAACCGTATCATCAAGGAATCGCGCTAG